Proteins from a genomic interval of Tenacibaculum sp. SZ-18:
- the panD gene encoding aspartate 1-decarboxylase encodes MLVQVVKSKIHRVKVTGADLNYIGSITIDEDLMDAAGIIEGERVQIVNNNNGERLETYAIPGPRKSGEVTLNGAAARRVQKGDVLILIVYGFLDIEEAKKFKPQLVFPNEQTNLLE; translated from the coding sequence ATGTTAGTACAAGTAGTAAAATCAAAAATTCACCGCGTAAAGGTTACGGGTGCCGATTTAAATTATATAGGAAGCATTACCATTGATGAAGATTTAATGGATGCAGCTGGTATTATTGAAGGAGAAAGAGTTCAAATTGTAAATAATAACAACGGTGAACGTCTAGAAACTTATGCGATTCCTGGTCCAAGAAAAAGCGGTGAAGTTACCTTAAATGGAGCTGCGGCAAGGAGAGTTCAAAAAGGAGATGTGTTGATTTTAATTGTATACGGATTTTTGGATATAGAAGAAGCTAAAAAATTCAAGCCTCAATTAGTTTTTCCAAACGAGCAAACAAATTTATTAGAATAA
- a CDS encoding lysylphosphatidylglycerol synthase transmembrane domain-containing protein, which produces MSLKKIIKTVLPLALGGFLVWYSLSIVSIDTLVQYFKNANYWWIALGLFFGVLSHLSRAYRWKFLLEPLGYKPDFGNSTMAVLVAYLVNLTVPRAGEVFRATVMTTYEDIPFEKGFGTIVAERIADLIMMLLIVGITLFVQFDFIFELVTKNFSPSKILLLLGILVVGLFIFVRFVKKATDGVGLKIKSFVFGLIEGSLSIFKMKNKWLFIVHTLFIWVMYVAMFWATVPAIETFDIPFGAVLVGFIAGGFSIAATNGGIGLYPVAVAGAFALFGIPEEPANAFGWIMWTAQTAMIIVFGGLSFLLLPLYNKNK; this is translated from the coding sequence TTGTCGTTAAAAAAAATTATAAAAACAGTATTGCCTCTCGCTTTGGGAGGTTTTTTAGTTTGGTATTCTTTATCAATCGTTTCAATAGATACTTTAGTTCAATATTTCAAGAATGCTAATTATTGGTGGATCGCTTTAGGTTTGTTCTTTGGTGTTTTAAGTCACTTATCTCGAGCTTATCGGTGGAAGTTTTTATTAGAACCCTTAGGGTATAAGCCAGATTTTGGAAATAGCACAATGGCGGTCTTAGTTGCCTATTTGGTAAATTTAACAGTCCCGAGAGCAGGGGAAGTTTTTAGGGCAACTGTAATGACAACCTATGAAGATATTCCATTTGAGAAAGGATTTGGAACAATTGTAGCAGAAAGAATTGCTGATCTTATTATGATGTTGTTAATTGTAGGAATTACTTTATTTGTGCAGTTTGACTTCATTTTTGAATTAGTAACCAAGAATTTTTCTCCAAGTAAAATTTTATTGCTTTTAGGAATTTTAGTTGTTGGACTTTTCATTTTTGTTCGATTTGTAAAAAAAGCTACAGATGGAGTTGGGTTGAAGATTAAATCCTTTGTGTTTGGACTAATAGAAGGTTCATTGAGTATTTTCAAAATGAAGAATAAATGGCTTTTTATTGTTCATACTTTGTTTATTTGGGTAATGTATGTTGCTATGTTCTGGGCTACAGTTCCTGCAATTGAAACTTTTGATATTCCATTTGGTGCTGTGTTAGTTGGTTTTATAGCAGGTGGTTTTAGTATTGCTGCTACGAATGGAGGAATTGGATTATATCCTGTTGCGGTAGCAGGTGCTTTTGCTTTATTTGGAATTCCAGAAGAACCAGCGAATGCTTTTGGGTGGATTATGTGGACAGCTCAAACAGCTATGATTATTGTTTTCGGTGGATTATCTTTTTTGTTGTTACCTCTTTACAATAAAAATAAATAA